A window of the Cystobacter fuscus genome harbors these coding sequences:
- a CDS encoding TIGR02269 family lipoprotein, with protein sequence MSFLCSRVGLALLGVLLSACASSSLTVREAGAPEVVSSSWAEARADATCVVPLCDEEHCAIWRCQDVVDAEAHPVRLAQAMVPAPAPAPMFRVPLVRGPSASRWWGHPLSVPAGVEPVFEIPWHNWKTRELSAPRLFRHQCLSPPREPFEKHHIFPQQKELAEWFSSRDIDIHAFTIRLPRSFHQWLHSGEPKGGQWNEAWRQFMRKNRTIANVEDIWRFAGELMMRFGVNGPFVPYSCDER encoded by the coding sequence ATGAGCTTTTTGTGCTCCAGAGTGGGGCTTGCGCTCCTCGGCGTGCTGCTGAGCGCCTGTGCCTCCTCCTCGCTCACGGTGCGTGAGGCCGGGGCGCCCGAGGTCGTGTCCTCTTCATGGGCGGAGGCCCGCGCGGACGCCACGTGCGTGGTGCCGCTGTGCGACGAGGAGCACTGCGCCATCTGGCGTTGCCAGGACGTGGTGGATGCGGAGGCCCACCCCGTACGGCTGGCTCAGGCGATGGTTCCGGCGCCCGCGCCCGCCCCGATGTTCCGCGTGCCCTTGGTGCGGGGTCCCAGTGCGAGCCGCTGGTGGGGACATCCTCTCTCCGTGCCCGCGGGTGTGGAGCCCGTATTCGAAATCCCCTGGCACAACTGGAAGACGCGGGAGCTGAGTGCGCCCAGGCTCTTCCGCCACCAGTGCCTCTCTCCTCCGCGCGAGCCTTTCGAGAAGCACCACATCTTCCCGCAGCAAAAGGAACTGGCTGAATGGTTTAGCAGCAGGGATATCGATATCCACGCCTTCACCATCCGGCTACCGAGGAGTTTCCACCAATGGCTGCACAGTGGCGAGCCCAAGGGAGGGCAATGGAATGAAGCATGGCGGCAGTTCATGAGGAAGAACCGCACCATCGCCAACGTGGAGGACATCTGGCGGTTCGCGGGTGAACTCATGATGCGGTTTGGAGTGAATGGTCCATTCGTGCCCTACTCTTGCGATGAGCGGTAG
- a CDS encoding protein kinase: MDTGRPALVLVPKPEDTWAPRSDWTARVTSQVSPPFLATELERPPPADTDALSDVGLGFIRLAGAMTAVEDRKEANTAFSQMPTPPPSERHTTRVPGCRHVRTGALVAGVLVLVAVVLCSHGLGSPVRGADTTEPTPAEPTFWADQTDVDSAIGYPMPKDPFPGQLKPPCGSEAYVEIRGACWHQGRHDAPCPKGTAEYEGKCYMPVRAKKPEPRSLEP, from the coding sequence GTGGACACCGGCCGCCCCGCGCTCGTGCTCGTGCCGAAGCCCGAAGACACCTGGGCACCTCGCAGCGACTGGACCGCGCGAGTCACCTCCCAGGTGTCTCCTCCCTTCCTCGCCACGGAGCTGGAGCGACCTCCTCCGGCCGACACCGACGCCCTCTCCGATGTGGGCCTGGGATTCATCCGGCTCGCGGGGGCCATGACCGCCGTGGAGGACCGGAAGGAGGCGAACACCGCGTTCTCCCAAATGCCCACGCCCCCGCCCAGCGAGAGACACACGACACGGGTACCGGGCTGTCGGCACGTGAGGACGGGTGCACTCGTCGCGGGAGTGCTGGTGCTGGTGGCCGTAGTGCTCTGTTCCCATGGTCTTGGTTCTCCGGTGCGGGGAGCGGACACGACCGAGCCCACGCCCGCCGAGCCCACCTTCTGGGCCGACCAGACAGACGTCGATTCCGCCATTGGCTACCCCATGCCCAAGGACCCGTTCCCCGGGCAGCTGAAACCTCCGTGCGGCAGTGAGGCCTACGTGGAAATCCGGGGCGCCTGCTGGCACCAGGGAAGGCACGATGCACCCTGCCCCAAGGGCACCGCCGAATACGAGGGCAAGTGTTACATGCCCGTGCGCGCCAAGAAGCCGGAGCCGCGCTCGCTCGAGCCCTGA